In the genome of Thunnus albacares chromosome 8, fThuAlb1.1, whole genome shotgun sequence, the window CTGGGCGGCTTTGCCATGGCAGGTGAGAAGACTGGAAATACAGTGAGATGGGATTAGACcatatacacatacaaaaaaGGTTCCTGGCCCATTCCTCTCTGACGTTGGTGTCACTCCAGTGTGAGACACAAAGCTGAAAGGTTATGTACATTCCTCTGACCTGTCAAAGGAAAGGGTGTAGGAACtaaggaaggaagaaggaaagaggaaagtaaagaaatagaagacagattGATAGTGATAGGTGTGATAGATCTGCAGTCAGCTGAATCCAAACACAAGTATGTCAAGGATTGTGTTGCCCACAGGTTTTCACAGGATatgctttaaaacatttatttacagagaGTTTGCATACCAGAAAAAGCTTGACAGATGTTTCCTCTTAAAACTGAGCACTTAAAATTTCTGAAGATTGGCAAGTTCAACCTTCACTTTCAGTAGAAGGGGAAAGACATTAATAACACTTCACAACTGAGCCGACTTACCATACTGCTTTGTGTTAATTTTCACTCTCCCTTCACTTTCAAGTTTTCTACTAACTAAGCAGCTtagtttactttttaaattgtggGACAGTTTTACAAGAAGATGTGTTGTTTAACCCACTCTCCTCTGTCCTGTGTGTCCCTGTAGCCTATCGTCAGGAGGAAACAGTGAGCTTTGATGGCTGGGACCCCAGCCTGAACTGCATTGAGCAGACCACAGAGTGGGGTGCCTGCTCTCAAACCTGTGGCATGGGAGTGTCCACCAGGGTCACCAATAAGAACCGCCGGTGTGAACTGGTGAAGCAGAGCCGGCTGTGTATGATCAGACCCTGTGATGACCAGCAGGACCAGACACAGCTGACACAGCTTGCACCAAAGGTACGTTTTGCGCGGTTCTTTGGAACAACCTGAACGCCATATTCTTCAGGTTCTTTATTAGATGCCTGTAGCATGAAAAAACATAGACTACCTTACTTTTTGTTTAGTACAACCCggattttgttaaaaaaaaatcacatttattttagaaaaatataaCATACATTCATTCAGTGAATTGCTCTTTCCCTCCCTGTAGAGAGGCAGTAAATGCCAGAGAATGGTGAGGAGCAACAAGGCCGTCCACCTCTCCTATAAGAACTGCACCAGCGTCCAGGCCTACAAGCCTCGCTACTGTGGCTCCTGCACAGACGGCCGCTGCTGTACCCCCCACAGAACCAAGACCGCTCTGGTGGAGTTCCAGTGTGCCAACGGTAAAACCACCAGGAGGCCGGTCATGGTGATCCTGACCTGTGCCTGCCACAACCACTGCCCACGTGACAACACTGCATGGCAGCCATCAGAGCTGGGATACAGTGGAATGAGGTTATAGGTCACATCTGGTATCATAATGTCATAAGGTTATTCTAAGATAAAGTAATAAAGAGGTTATAATGAATAGTAAGTTTGGATAGTAGCTGATGACTGTCTGTAAATCCAGGAATTCCTCTGATATGGGTTGAAGGACAGTAGTATTGTCCTTACTTTAAAACATGAGTTGTATCAACTCTAATTTTAGGTAAAAAGAACACTTAAACTTTGCATATAACTTGCGACATATCCATGGTGGCAAAACAATGTTATCTGCttattatggtctcaatcatgCTTGCATTCATAGAAATGACTATCCTTTTATGAGGCTGAGATCATAGAGAATCAAATAGCTCCCTATCTCCCCCTCCTGGAGAGGGAATGAATCGTGTAACATCCTGTGGACAAATGAGTGTCATTATTGTCACTACTGCTCAATAGAATCAAAGCACTTAAACATAGTGATTTATTGATTCTCTCCACTTCTGGAGATCATGTAGGGTACACTACTAGCCATTCATAACAGACTTCAGTTGGTTATTGGTTGAAGGTGCTCTCGCTGTAGGTAACTTCAAACAACCTCTGTTCAAGAGATCAACTTGTATGAAGGTGTACAGTCACAGGGTAGTGCAGACATACAGGAGTATTATGGTTGACTGAAGCCTTCTAACGCGATATTGAGAACGTATCTTCATGTAATGTATTTCAGAATAAATTGAGCTCTTACTGTATTATGagactttgacaaaaaaacccaataacaatactgtactgtaatcCTGTTATTTTCAGCTTGATAAAAGAAAGATGGAGCAAGAGAGCAGGGATAAAGGATTATATGTTAAGCTGTTACCTTCATCTTTTACTGGCGCTGCAGTGAAAGGTTTCCAACTAttggacacattttttaaataactggACTGTGTACTTTGACCTGGTCCACAACAAGGGCTCAACCTATGGAAGAGGGGTCATTATTGTGACTTTGTGTCATTTCTAACATCTGCCTGAAATCCTTCCCGTTTCAAAATGCATTATGTCCATGAAtgcaaatgtatgtttttaggTTATTAAGTGatactgtttctctgttttttgttaaaaGTAGTGCCCATGAGCAACACTTATTTTATAATGACAAAAGTTTTGTAAATACTTGCTgtatagctttttttttttttgactgagtGTGTATCAAATACACAGCTTTAATCCgtaacaatgtaaaaaataattgcatATATTGGTGCGTGGTATCATTTTTCTTACTACTTGAATTATTCTTCACATTGCTTGTtcctgtatctgtctgtctgcaaaactcaacatttgtaaataaatgtgtattttttgtatcaaagtttgaaTCTCTTGATTGTGATTGATCAAGGAAGTCATTATGAAGTATGAAGAGACAGGACCCAAAACGTCTTGCTGAGAGGGAGATATTGTAAAGGTATATGATAAATGAGGAGGGGCAAGTAAATGAAATGGTCTGTAAACTTTGTGTAAAGCTTATAGTTTCTCTCAACAACTGGCCTCTTGTGTTGTCTGATGTATGGCAGAACATTGCTCTACATCACTGTTGTTATGTTATAAATCCTATTTTCATGGATGTGCTATGTAGATTTTAGGTCAGTGAAATGTATGTCAAGTGTTGCCTAACACTGATCAGTATGGCCAACTCATCACTTTTTTCAAAGCTTGTTTAGCCAAAACCTTTGGTCTCGGTATTTCATAGTAAAAAAGGTCATAGAAAGCGCAGTATATTTGAACACATAAGAATCAAATATATATTAGTATACTAAATATAATTGTTTTTACTGAGATAGACTTATATACCACAATGCTTTGCCTGGAGATGAGCATATTGTACATTTAGACGTATCTGCATTTGGGGTAGACCTCTTCCTGGAGATTCAACACTCAAGGATGTTCATGCTATCACACAGGACCCAAGAGCTAAACCTCTGAGCCCCAGTGATGGTACGTTGATGTGACATTTTGACCTCCCCCCCGAACCCTACCTTGTGAGGTCATACGGAAACCCCCGTTATCCCCTGTAGGATTGTTTCTGCTTCTTTAAATAGCTTCGCAGTGGGAACTTTAGTGAGTAGCTTGAATCAGTGGGGGGCTGACACTGTGGTCGACACATCTGGTCGCATGTTTATGGCTTCTGCTGAACAGAGGTGTGTGGTACATGTTAGTAATGTTTGCAGATATACAGCAGGTTTTAAAGCTCATTCTCGTGTTGCACTCACTACTGTATGTCAGTGGTAGCTGGCaaggcaatgtcagtctgtctctaTCTAAACAATTATAGGATGGATTGGCACAGAATTTTGTAAACACATTCATGGTCCACAGAGGATGAAGCCCTCTGACTTTGGTGATGTTCTGActtgccatgttgcaccacaaAGTTGTCAATTACccagtgaaatatttcagcatctctttgatggattggcacaaaatgttGTCCAGACATTTATGGTTCCTAAGTGACatatcctaatgactttagtgatccactgacttttcctatggtgccaccatgaggttcacatttgtggttttgagtgaaatctCTTAACAATAATtagatagattgccatgaaatttggtcaTGACCCTCAGATGAAGTATAACTTTTTCTCACCATCATAACCCTTTAATTTGAGCAAGACTTGTCAGCCTCAgcagtattttgtgttttaggGCTAATTAGCAAATTTTAGCTTGCTACTATGCTAAACTGAGTTGGTGCACATAATAAACATGATACCAGCTAAACATCAGGGTGttaacattgtcactgtgagcatgttagcatttagcttaaagcaccGCTGTGGCCTCACAGCGCTGcgagcatggctgtagactcttgttacAGGATGAGATTAACACACTATCATTGTTTTACTCTATTTGTATTTACTCTATTACTctaaatgaacatttaacaAAATCCTCAAAGGGCAAATTTGCACATATCAAACATTCATATTGTAGTAAGGAACATTATATCTTGTCAAATGCatcttttcttttgcttttttctctgaaCAGATTTGAGAGGTACAGTAGCCTATCGCTTAATCAAAACTGACTTTGTGATCATTTTGACAGAGTGTGATCATGTCTGTTGTAAGCAGTTTGATACTCCTAATCTGGTTCGCTGACAATCTGCCACACTGAGTGGCTGAATAGTAGCTGGATGAATTGCTGCTTAACAGCCTGGCTGCCACTGCCTGGACGATTGGTTGACTGATGGACTGACTGTTACCTGATGGACAGACTTACTGACTGCGCCTGGCtgtaaaaagttaaatattgaaCCAGCTGAGTAACCACCAAGCTGCAGCTCAAACTTCATGACTGAAGTGTTTGTaggtcatgttttctttcacgCCTCCCTGTCTGAACTATTATGGGGCTCAAACAGTGACAgttaaattgtaattgtaattttcaCTCTAGAACTGTTTACGTCACTTTattaagatttaatatttttcagacAAGAAAATAACCATGTAGATTTCCAAtatatgtggtcagtttatccagataacacctgtttttaaatctggtgcaACGTTTTGGAGCCACTGGCCAGTTGAGACCAGCTGGTCATCTCACCGCAGCAACCAATActtgtttcagtgccaatacaacttttttcaatacaagtgtttcaatgccaatgagtcctttttcagttcaggttttgttttcaatgcctaattttatttttgttgccaAAATTTAAGTGTCACTGTTCTAGCCTCATAAGCTATCAGCTGACAGAGCAGACCTGGCCGGTCTCAATTTTGTAACGCTTAGTTCATCTGTTCATTAGTTCATTCCTGGAAGAGTATTAAACCTGGATTTCAGGTATGAGTGGAAATGTGAAATGCTGGGTGTGTTTGGGGATACTGGAttataaaatgtgacaaaagtAAACCATCAAAACTCATTAGTTTAGGACTGGAATGCTTTGAAACTGAAATACTTTGTTTCTATCTTTAAAACTTGTAACCATATCAACAGGTTACACAAACGACACAAGATTTAGAGTTTATCATAGACATAAAATATGTGACCATCTGATTTAGTAACATTTGGAGTTAAACATCTACCCTTAAATCCTGTTTATCCCATTTCAGGGCTTCTCTGATTTTCCCTCCATACTacttgaggaaaaaaacatcatcatcacaataaGAGTTTTGTGTAGTATCAATGCTGTCTGGCCACAGTCCATCACTGAAGCTGGGCTTTACTCCTCCACCACACCACCAGCATCCTCTAACTGGGGGGATTCTACCTCTCCCATCGTCATGAACCTGTGTTTAATGAAGATGCATCAAGTCCATGGGGTCTAATTGCCAAAGTCCTTTTCTGCTGGTATCCTGGTAACCTCTCCTGATTGAACtgacaaatacaacacatatcATTCCAGTGAGTGATGGATCCACTCTACATCAGTCTCCAGTCAATGCTGCTCAACAGTTTGGTTGTTGAAGAATGTCAGACTTCACAGCCCGTCTGTGTTTGCCGTCTGtgtacttttttatttactctccttttttCTACAGTCTCTCTTATCTCCACTGTCATGAAGAGGCACACAGGACAGTCATAAGTGTTAGACTgaaaaaacctctttttttcaAATGGTGGAAATTGCTACACTTGAAAAAGATAAGGCAACTGAAATGAAttagaaatgaaagaaaaaaagaaaattctatTGGACCAATCTTGTAATGTCCAGTGTTTGTAGCTCACTGATCCCTCAATGCCTCCATGTGACCAACAGCCTAAACAATACACCAAGGTTTTGTTGCATTGGTATATTCATAAACTCATAACATGGTGAACCTGTTAATTTAGTTATATCAGATATTTTAAAGCCCCTATAGCCTATTATCAGTTTAGAGTCAGACTTTGAGGAGCTAAGCAGCTAATTTACCTAATGTACAAGTTTAAGGCTTGTACATGACCGCTCCTGCTGACAAAAACCTAATAAAGACTCCAAATGTGGTGGCTAAGTGTGCAATGAAGTATTTCCTCTGTATAAATTGTCATGTTATATCTCTACCTGAATCTAATAGGGAGTGAGAACAACTGTTATTATGATTTAGTAGATTGCTCCCTCTAgtggtgtatttgaataaagCCTCTGTCATAATACTCAACACTTTTTTACCAGCTAAACATTATACACTGTTCATACTCTAAATGTGTAGAGTGTTTGATTCATTTCAGAAATTTCAGAATGACATCATATTTGATAAAGAAGGGCAACTTTATGTACATAAATTCTGTATATCAAACACCTGGTATTCAATCccaattaacaaaacaaaaatacaaaagtctaaatacaatttcaaaaacattcatattgTTAATGAAACTTCAATTTTGTTATGTGTGATTAAGTGGCAGATGAGTTTGTGACCGGAGGGAGATGCTGGTTTTATCTGTCCCTGCCTCTGCAAGTACATCCACCACTGTAGCAGTTTTTAAGCTGTTGTACAACATATTCCCAATACATTTTATGTGTTAACAAGgcttttgttaaatgaaaaattatgtgtatttacaaaaaatatatatacagatgaAAGATAAACATGATACTTCATCTCCAACAAATATCAAAAAGCCATTAAAGAGGGAGACAGCAATTAATTCCAGTCAAACTGAGCTTACTGACAGATGTATGCATGGCCCGGTTTTCCAAAATATCCATGAGCTGGGTTTAACATGATCAGATTCGACTAGATTCAGATTTCATCATAATCTATTTCTACTCTGTTTTGTATGTGTCGACAATGACAAggacaaagacaataaaaataaagctaaaTAAGGCTTCCATAAATTGTGCCCAAATATACTTTGCCTTCTGAGCCATCTTTCGTAGCTTCTGTTCCCAGTTTTCAGCAGGTGAGAGGACCAGAGGGGCACAGTTTAGACCATGCTCAGTAAGACCGGGGCTAAAGAATAGGATGATTTTGTCACTGAATTTGCAGCCAATAAAAGAGTAGATCAGAGTTTCGGTGTCTGCATCATAGAAGGACACCAATCCCTTCTCATAATCCACAAATAACCAGACTCTATCAGGATTCCTTATCAAGTAGAGGTGGACAGGGATGTTATGTAGAGCCATGCAGTTGCTGTTATTCCTTAAGCTGATGTTCGAGTTTCTATTCCTGAAGTTAGGTTTGAATGTCTTCTTTCCACGCATCGACTCTCTGACTACTCCCAAATGCCAGCCTGTTTTCCACTTGGTCTGAACCTCAATGTAGAATCGCCTGTCAAAGAGGCCCCTCTCCTGTCCACTTCCAGGGACACAGGAACATCTATTGATTTCGTGAGGGCCTTCATTAGGAGCTTGCAACTGATTAGACACAACACTGTTTGCTATTGCTTCATCCTTGTCTTTCCTTTTGGTCTGCACTGCTACTTTCTTCTTCTGAGCCTTCTTGTGTCGCTTCAGTTTTATGTACTGTActtctgacttttccttttcctcctgaGCCTTCTTCTCTTCATACTCTTCCTCTAAAGGGACTGTATCGTGTGCCCTATGTTCTGTACAAAGGGCACAAACATGGGTCAGGTCATCCCTGCAGAAGAGCTCTAAAATCCTGTTATGCTTCTTGCATATTTTGTCCTCCAGCTTCTTCACAGGATCAGTCAATTTGTGTCTCATTAAGGCCGCAACTCTCTGATGAGGCTCTAGGTGTGTCTCACAATAAGAGGTCAAACAGACCAAACAGGTCTTTGAAGCTTTGAACTTGTTGCCAAGGCAACAGTCACATGGAACCTCTCCTTCTTTGACTGGGTAATCATTTTTAGCTGTCACACGATGTTTCTTGAAATTCTCCACAACTTCCCTAAATTCTGTGTTAACGCAAAGTTTGAGCCCCTTGTTGAACTTCTCGTTGCAAAGTGGACATTGACACCACTCTTTGTTCTTCCAGTGCCTGCTGATACAGGCCCtgcagaagttgtgtccacatggAACAGAAACGGGCTCTGTGAAAACCtccagacagatggagcacagGAACTGATCTTCAGACAGGAAACTGCTGGCTGTGGCCATATCTTATctgaaggagaagagaagaggagagatcTTTCAAATGGCTCTGAATAAGGCAAAGAAAATCATTAGAACTTACAAtttcaaaacacaataaaaaagggaaatcaATTCAAttatattgaaataaaaatagatcAAGACCTAACCTAGAGTGAGCCATTTTACACAACAAACAATCATGACTGACAAAGAAATCTGAACTATTGTTCATATAACAGATGTTGTATTGATCCTGTCTGGTGGCAAAATGATCATAAAGTGACTGATATGACTCGTGTGATGCTCCCTAATGAAGTT includes:
- the LOC122987408 gene encoding zinc-binding protein A33-like, whose amino-acid sequence is MATASSFLSEDQFLCSICLEVFTEPVSVPCGHNFCRACISRHWKNKEWCQCPLCNEKFNKGLKLCVNTEFREVVENFKKHRVTAKNDYPVKEGEVPCDCCLGNKFKASKTCLVCLTSYCETHLEPHQRVAALMRHKLTDPVKKLEDKICKKHNRILELFCRDDLTHVCALCTEHRAHDTVPLEEEYEEKKAQEEKEKSEVQYIKLKRHKKAQKKKVAVQTKRKDKDEAIANSVVSNQLQAPNEGPHEINRCSCVPGSGQERGLFDRRFYIEVQTKWKTGWHLGVVRESMRGKKTFKPNFRNRNSNISLRNNSNCMALHNIPVHLYLIRNPDRVWLFVDYEKGLVSFYDADTETLIYSFIGCKFSDKIILFFSPGLTEHGLNCAPLVLSPAENWEQKLRKMAQKAKYIWAQFMEALFSFIFIVFVLVIVDTYKTE
- the LOC122988185 gene encoding CCN family member 3-like, producing MKMVCLSYRVLFVFCFTAQVFALVQSQVCPQRCQCPKEPPMCLPGVPLILDDCVCCLVCARQKGQICSELNPCDTRKGLQCDYTADVHKRTGICAAHEGDVCVLDGSVYQNGQTFFPSCKYQCMCRDGQIACVPRCKVDVMLPGPDCPMPRRVQIPGECCEKWVCEPQAEASALGGFAMAAYRQEETVSFDGWDPSLNCIEQTTEWGACSQTCGMGVSTRVTNKNRRCELVKQSRLCMIRPCDDQQDQTQLTQLAPKRGSKCQRMVRSNKAVHLSYKNCTSVQAYKPRYCGSCTDGRCCTPHRTKTALVEFQCANGKTTRRPVMVILTCACHNHCPRDNTAWQPSELGYSGMRL